In Gammaproteobacteria bacterium, the genomic window AAAACCTGGCTGGCCACGTTTTCCACGACGTTGATCATCGTGGCGCGGTCATCGCTGCTCGCAGTAATATCCAGAAATGTGAGTTCATCAGCGCCTTGTTCGTCATAACGGCGTGCGGCTTCCACGGGATCTCCTGCGTCACGAATTTCGACAAAACGGACACCTTTGACGACTCGACCCCTGTCTACGTCAAGACAGGGAATGATGCGTTTGGCAAGGCTCATCAGTATCTCCGAGAAACCTCGCCCTTCAGGGCGGGGAGGAAAGGAGACGGTTTTATCCGCCCTTTTGGATAGCAAAATTTAAGTTGCCGGTCTTTCCCGGCTTTCAGCCCTTACGCAGCCCAAGTGACGTACACCTTGCGGTGTGGCTCATCTCGCTCGCCAAAAAGATAACAATGCTTACGCATCGTTGTCTAATTTAATTAATCCCCTGAAGGGAGAGGTCTCAAACCAGCAAGGGATGAAAAATTTTATTGGCGATAACCGAGACATTTCATCAGACGGCCCAGAGGAAGCAGACACCGAACGTATCACAAGCCACGGCCTTCTATTTTTTGTTCAATCATGTTAATTAATTTAATAATGATAAATATTAAAATACTAATTATTCCTAATTCAAAAATTGATAAAACCATCCAAATATCATCCTTTGCTTGATTATTAATATATAAATAAAGTAACATTATATTCACGGCTACGAATAAGCTAAATACGATTAATTTTATTTTCTCTATTTTTTTCATTAGTGTCTCCGAGAAACTACGCTTTTATAATTTTCACAGATTATATTATAAATTTTAATGTCTGAAAGTCAAATATCCATTAAGGGAATTGTCCTTAATGACGGCTTCGCACATCATTGCGATCACATCGTGCATACGGTACCGAGCCTGCCAGCCGAGGGCAGCGAGAGTGGCCGATGGATCGGCCTTGCTGTATAGAACATCGTCAGGACGGTGAAGCGCGAGTGATGTTTCAACATGGGTGCGCCAGTCCAGCCCAAAATAACCAAAGGCTGTAGCGACGAAATCCTCCAGACGGTTGGTCTCGCCCGTGGCGACAATGAAGTCGCTTGGCCGATCCTGCTGTAGCATGAGCCACATTGCCACCGCATATTCGGGTGCCCAACCCCAGTCGCGGCTGATGTCTAGTCGTCCAAGGATTAAATGTTCGTTGTCATTCTTAGCAATGCGATACGCGGCATGTACGATCTTCTGAGTAACAAAGCGGTGTGGCCGAAGCGGTGATTCGTGGTTAAATAAGATGCCGTTGCAGGCAAAAAGACAGTAAGCTTCACGATAATTGGCTACTAACCAATGTGCCGATGCCTTGGCAACCGCATAAGGACTGCGGGGACGAAAGGGTGTAAAAACG contains:
- the gmd gene encoding GDP-mannose 4,6-dehydratase, with translation MKKALICGVTGQDGSYLAQFLLAKGYQVWGTSRDAQTSSLTGLKTLGIEGRVLMLSMAPNDFRSVLTALEMSDPDEIYFLSGQSSVGLSFEQPAETLDSIVTGILNLLEVLRLRKKQARLYNASSSECFGDTGITPANVFTPFRPRSPYAVAKASAHWLVANYREAYCLFACNGILFNHESPLRPHRFVTQKIVHAAYRIAKNDNEHLILGRLDISRDWGWAPEYAVAMWLMLQQDRPSDFIVATGETNRLEDFVATAFGYFGLDWRTHVETSLALHRPDDVLYSKADPSATLAALGWQARYRMHDVIAMMCEAVIKDNSLNGYLTFRH
- a CDS encoding hypothetical protein (Evidence 5 : Unknown function), which codes for MKKIEKIKLIVFSLFVAVNIMLLYLYINNQAKDDIWMVLSIFELGIISILIFIIIKLINMIEQKIEGRGL